One window of uncultured Methanoregula sp. genomic DNA carries:
- a CDS encoding DUF5611 family protein has protein sequence MQEYPIKRGLTKDLETRAATELKACFGVESEKTANGYRIKFGALKRLDVSFGAGAKSVIIDTESDMSVTDEVIIDTNKRFRKFLDAITGFSTKERVKRAKTPVE, from the coding sequence ATGCAAGAATATCCTATCAAACGCGGGCTGACAAAAGACCTTGAAACCCGGGCTGCAACAGAACTTAAGGCGTGTTTTGGCGTGGAATCGGAGAAAACAGCCAATGGTTACCGGATCAAATTCGGTGCGCTCAAGCGGCTTGACGTCTCGTTCGGTGCCGGTGCCAAGTCCGTAATTATCGATACGGAATCCGACATGAGTGTGACTGATGAAGTGATCATCGACACCAACAAGCGTTTCAGGAAATTCCTGGATGCAATAACCGGCTTCTCCACCAAGGAACGGGTCAAGCGGGCAAAGACTCCCGTTGAGTGA
- a CDS encoding proteasome assembly chaperone family protein: protein MTADFSNDLKIFSKPLPATGSAVLMGFPGSGLVGTIALQYMVDQMEFDLIGSMTSKFFPPLAMMNKGLINDPVRVYAKNNDKFNITAIVADIPIAPMICYEISNALLEWVAQYQPKEVLTIAGIITNEPEKRVFGVATTPEALARIDQHTMVLPIGSISGIASSILTECKVRNIPALGLLGETVNAPDPRASAATIEVLNKMYNLALDVQPLIEQAVEIEQSMGKLAEEVQQSADTAPKKDLPMYG, encoded by the coding sequence ATGACGGCAGACTTCTCAAACGATCTCAAGATCTTCTCAAAACCGCTTCCGGCAACCGGGTCGGCGGTTCTTATGGGTTTTCCCGGCAGCGGCCTGGTGGGAACCATTGCACTCCAGTACATGGTAGACCAGATGGAGTTTGATCTGATCGGGTCGATGACGTCGAAATTTTTCCCCCCCCTTGCGATGATGAACAAGGGGCTCATCAACGATCCGGTCCGTGTCTACGCGAAGAATAATGATAAATTCAATATCACCGCCATTGTTGCCGATATCCCTATTGCCCCGATGATCTGTTACGAGATCTCAAACGCCCTCCTGGAATGGGTGGCGCAGTACCAGCCAAAGGAAGTCTTAACCATTGCCGGCATCATCACCAATGAACCGGAGAAGCGGGTCTTTGGGGTAGCCACAACACCCGAAGCCCTTGCACGGATCGACCAGCACACGATGGTCCTTCCCATCGGGAGTATCTCGGGGATTGCGTCAAGCATCCTGACCGAGTGCAAGGTCCGGAACATCCCGGCCCTGGGACTCCTCGGCGAGACCGTCAATGCGCCGGACCCGCGGGCTTCAGCAGCCACGATCGAGGTACTCAACAAGATGTATAACCTTGCTCTCGACGTCCAGCCCCTGATCGAGCAGGCTGTCGAGATCGAACAGAGCATGGGAAAACTGGCCGAGGAAGTCCAGCAGTCGGCCGATACGGCGCCGAAAAAAGATCTGCCAATGTACGGGTGA
- a CDS encoding DUF473 domain-containing protein, with protein MKCAALTSISPEVIKDLKSGRPRTIELQSTNNIVTIAEVEPGPETHIFMTSVDTEDLSPGDAGICVYVLATSITMKRIVEFSQGSYYEERERMSARVQVKFCATSVVKEVYNEGLCKPTAVEVLKSSCYHAG; from the coding sequence ATGAAGTGTGCAGCGTTGACCAGTATCTCGCCGGAAGTGATCAAGGATCTCAAATCCGGCAGGCCGAGGACCATTGAGCTCCAGAGCACGAATAATATCGTGACCATTGCCGAAGTTGAGCCGGGCCCGGAAACCCATATCTTCATGACCTCCGTGGACACGGAGGACCTCTCGCCGGGTGATGCGGGGATCTGCGTCTATGTCCTTGCCACCAGTATCACTATGAAACGGATCGTGGAATTTTCCCAGGGATCGTATTACGAGGAGCGTGAGCGGATGTCTGCCCGGGTCCAGGTGAAGTTCTGTGCCACGTCGGTTGTCAAGGAAGTCTACAACGAGGGGCTCTGCAAACCTACTGCCGTGGAAGTGCTCAAGTCCTCGTGTTACCACGCCGGATAA